The Microlunatus soli genome contains the following window.
TGGGAGCCGATGACCTGATCCAGATCCGTTACCGGCAACACCAGCACCGCCAGCTCGGTCATCGCCACGGCCGTGCTCGGTAGCGGCTCGTGCGTCAGCGCGGTCTGCCCGAGGTAGTCGCCGGTCTCGACGGTCGAGACCGGTCGCTGCCCTCCGGCCGGTAGCGGGATCCCCAGCCGGACCCTGCCGCGCAACACGAAGCGCAGCGCATCCGGCACCTCGCCGATCCGCAGCACCGTCTCACCGGCGGCGTAGCGTTCCAATTGCGCGCCGGTGAGGACCTCCCGAGCGCGATCACTGGAGATCCGCAACGCCGGAGCGACCGAGGCGACGGCGGCAGCCGTGTTCTCCGCTGTCGCATAGTCGTCAGTGGTATCGCCGTCCAGCCCGAGTCCCTGCCGGCGGGCGGCGTACCAGAGCCAGGTCCGCAACCGGGCTACGGCCGCACCCTCCTCGCTCGGCCCCCTGATGTCGAAGGACAGCCGATAGTCGGCGCCGCCGATCGGCACCGCCGTCGGCATCGTGTCCGGGACGAGTTCGGGAAGACCGAGCGCGATCCGACGCAGCATCGCCACCACCTGAGCCGGCGGGTCGTCGGTGGTGAAGGTCACCTCGGCGCTGACGGTGTAATCACCACCACGGCTGAGATTGGTGAACGCCGCACCGGCCAGCGAGGCGTTCGGGACGATCTGGATCCCGTTGCCGGTGTCGATGTGCACCGCCCGCCAGTTGACCTCGACCACCCGGCCGCGGACGCCACCGGTGTCGAGCCAGTCACCCAGCTGGAACGGCTGCTCGAAGAGCAGCAGCAGTCCGGACACGATCGACCCGACCGCGCCCTGCAACGCCAGCCCGATGACGACAGAGGTGACCCCGAGCGCGGTGAAGAGCCCGGCGACGTTGGCACCCCAGACGGTGGAGAACAACACAGCGAGACCGGCAATGATCAAGACGATCCGAGCGATGTCGACGAAGATCGACGGGATCCGCTTGCGCCAGCTCCCTTCCTCGGCGTTGGTGAACAGCACGAGGTTGAAGGAGTTCAACACCGCCAGGATGACGAGGAATCCGAAGACCGTCGAGATGATCTTGGTCCAGGTGAAGTCGTCGGACCCGACCGAGCGGGTCACTTGGTCGATCAGCAACAACAGTGCCCCGGCAGGCAGGACGTAGTTGCGGACCAGGCGTACGATCCGGCCTGCCGCGTGCTGCCGACGGTCCAGATGGGTCCCGATCTCGGTCAAGATCAACAGCAGCACCGGCAGCCCGATGACGATCGCCAGCACCGGCCAGAACCATGGCTGCTGCGACACGGTGATCATCGCGTCCGCCGCCGGAGCCGGGAGATCTGCTGGGTGTCGATCTGGCCTGCCGCGGTGGCCTGGACGCCGTCGCCGAGCTTGTCCACCACCGGTGCGGTGGCATAGATGCCGGGCTGACGGTCGACTCCTTGCGCTCGGAACGCGAGGTTCACCGCGTCACCCCACATGTCGTACACGACACTGCTGCGACTGACCAGGCCGCTGGTCACCGTACCGCTGTCGATCCCAGCCCGTAGGCCGATCGAGGCGCCGTAGCTGGCGTTGAAGCGGGCGATCACGTCCTGCAGATCGAGGGCGAACTCGACCACCCGGCGGGCATTGTCGATCCGCGGCACGGTCAGCCCGCAGCTGGCCAGGTAGCCGGTCCGGGTGTTGCGGACCCGCTCGATGCCGTGCCGTTCGGCGACCTCGTCGAAGGATCGCCAGATCTCGTTGATCATCGCCAGCGCCTCACTCGAACCACGATCCCGCGCCAGGTCGTCGGTACCGATCACATCGGCGTAGATCACCGCGACGTCCTGATGATCTTGGGAGATCGTTTCCTCGCCATGTTTGTAGCGCTCGACGACCGGCGCCGGCATCATGGTCAGCAGCAGCCGGTCCTGCTCCTCCCGCTGTTCCTCGATCAGATCCTGCTTGACCTTGAGACTGCGACTCATGTCGTTGAACGCGTCGCCGAGCTCGCCGAACTCGTCGTTGCCCCGGGTCGCGATCTGATGGCCGAGGTCGCCCGCGCTGACCTGTTGCACGGCACTCTGCAGGCGACGGACCGGACGGATGAAGGTCTGGGCCAGGACCAGGGACAGCAGGCAGACCAACAAGATGATGCCGGCGATCGAGAGCAACAGGTTGCGGGTGAAATGTTCGACCGGCGCGAACGCTTCCTGGGTGGTGAACTGGGCGACGATGGCCCAATGGGCGCCGCCCATGTCGACCGATTCGTAGGCGGCCAACACCCGGCGCCCGGCATAGTCGGTCGTCTCGATGGTGCCCTTCTGCCCGGCCAACGCTCGGTTGACGGCGGGATTGTCGACCGGCTGCAGCAGGATGCTGCCCTTCAACTGGACGGCGCGGCGAGCGGTCGCCGGCGCCGTACCTGCTGCCACCACCCGGCGCTGATACTCCTCGGGGTCCTCGACCAGCAGCCGGGACACCGATCGCATCAGGTGATCGGGCCCGACCATGTAGGCCTCCCCGGTCTCCCCCATCCCGCCGCCACGCCAGTTCCCAGCTGCGGTCATCGCGTCGTTGATCCGCTCGATCGGGATCTGGATGGCGAGCACGCCGAGGGTCTTGCCGCCCCGGGCGATCGGCGAGGCGATCCAGGCGGTCGGTACGTCCAGCGACGGCTGATAGTGCGAGAAATCCTCGCTGAAGGCCTGATCGGTCGCGTTCGACGCCATCGCCCGTCGGTAGACCGAGGTCAGCCCGCCGTTGGCGTACGGCCCGTTGATCACGTTGGTGCCCAGATCGGTACCCGCGTAGGCGCTGTAGACGACATCACCGGACGGGTCGAGCAGCATCAGGTCCTCATAGCCGAACTCGTCGACCAGCTGCCGGAAGTAGGCGTGGTAGCGATTGCGGGTCTCGGTCCAATCGCTGCCGTCCCCGGGGTCTCCGGCCGCGATCGCCTTGTCGTAGTCCAGTTTGTACGGGGCGGTGTACGCGGCTTGCAGGTGCAGCTGAGCATTCGACGTCGGGACGAACTGGTCGACATCGTGAGTCTGGCCGGTGCGCTTGTCCAAGGTCGGCACGAAGGTGTCGCTGTAGAACTGCCGGACGGCGTCGCGGTCCGCGGCCGACACCGCGGACTTGTCGAGATCGTCGAAGTCGGCGGTGAATCGCTGCGTTGCCTGCAGCGTGCTGTCGTTGCGGCTGTCGACGACGACCCGTTGCCGGATGTTGCCGAGACGTTCGCTGAGCAACCTGGCTCGAGCGTCCCGGACGCTGGTGACGTGATCCAGCGCGGCGTCGCGCAACGAATCCCGCCCGTTGACGTAGCCGACCGCGCCGACGACCACGGCGGCCAGGATGCTGACCCCGAGCAGCATGATCAGCAGCTTGGACTGGATCCCGATGCCCGGTCGGCCGATCCGCCACCGGTGCCGTCTGCGGGCAACCGGCACCGTACCGCCAGAGGCTGATCCAGGGTTGATCGTGTCGTCGGTCGGGATCTCGGTTTGCGACGGACTCGACTCGGTAGCAACGGGTGGGGACATCTGCAGGCCTCGGTGTTCGAAACCGGGAGCCTGGTCCGGCGACGTCGACGGAGAGTCAGGCCATCCGGCGTGGCGGATTGGGCACAGACCTCGTTGCCACCGAGAAGGCGACTTCAGGGGCCGCCTCAGCGAGTTTGTTTCTGCGACGGTCTCCGACTCAACCGTCACCTTTCACCTGCGATCGTAAGCCAGTCTCCCGGGGAGCGCCAGAGCTGACGTCCGGCGGGCAGCGGACTGCAGTCGTACCTGCGACGCCGGCACCGCAGCAGCCGATCCGTTCCCGAACGCCCGAGGGGCACTCGACGGTCGACGGATAACGTTTTCCGGACCCCCTCTTGTCCGGCCTCGGGCGGCATGTCAAGCTTGGGGCCAGTCCGTTCCAGGAGCGGACAGTGTGATCCACTCACGGATCGTCTTCATCCACTACGGATCGTCGGGCACGTACCTGCCCGTGGAAGGAAGTGCGGCATGGCTGCCGTTTCGTTCAATGACGCCACGCGCGTCTACCCCGGCTCTGACAAGGCCGCCGTCGACAAGCTGAACCTCGAGATCAGCGACGGAGAGTTCATGGTCCTGGTCGGGCCGTCCGGTTGTGGCAAGTCCACCTCGCTGCGGATGCTCGCCGGACTCGAAGAGGTCAACTCCGGATCGATCAACATCGGCGATCGGGACGTCACCGACCTCCCGCCGAAGGATCGCGACATCGCGATGGTCTTCCAGAACTACGCCCTGTACCCGCACATGACGGTGGCGGACAACATGGGCTTCGCCCTGAAGATGCAGGGCAAGAGCAAGGCCGAACGCCAGGAGCGGGTCCTCGAGGCCGCCAAGCTGCTGGGCCTGGAGGAATTCCTCAACCGCAAGCCGAAGGCGCTCTCCGGTGGTCAGCGTCAGCGTGTTGCCATGGGCCGCGCCATCGTGCGGAACCCGCAGGTCTTCCTGATGGACGAGCCGCTGTCCAACCTGGACGCCAAGCTCCGCGTTTCGACCCGTACCCAGATCGGCGCCCTGCAGGCCCGACTCGGTGTCACCACCGTCTACGTGACCCACGACCAGGTCGAGGCCATGACGATGGGCGACCGGGTCGCGGTGATGAAGGACGGCGTGCTGCAGCAGTGCGACAGCCCGCTGACCTTGTACGACAACCCGAAGAACCTGTTCGTCGCCGGCTTCATCGGTTCGCCGGCCATGAACCTGTTCGAGGGCACCGCAACCGAGGGCGGGATCAAGCTCGGCGACTACACCCTGCCGGTCGATCGTGACGTGTTGTCCAAGGCGGGCAACGACAAGAACCTCACCGTCGGTATCCGTCCGGAAAACCTGGCTGTCGCCGAACAGGGCATCGGCCTGGACGTGGTGATGGTCGAGGAGCTCGGCGCCGACAGCTACCTCTACGGCACCCTGACCGGTGGCGGCGAGAGCGAGATCACCGGCACCCAGTACGTCGCCCGGATCTCGGCCCGCCAGGCCCCCGGTCGCGGCAACACCGTCCGGCTGGCTGCGGACCCGGAGCACCTGCACGTGTTCTCCACCGCCAGCGGCGAACGGCTCTCCGCCTGATCGGCTGAGAGAAACCAACGCTCGACCCACGAGCCCCCGGCGACTCGCCGGGGGCTCGTGGACTTTCCAGTACCGCTCGGCGCCGCTTCCCCTGCCGCGGGTCGCGGGGCGCGGGTCCTGGGCCTGCCGTGGATCATGGGACGATAGGGACTGCGGCCCGCCATCGCGCCGCCGTACACGTTGTGAGGAAATTCCGTTGCCACGCTTCCTGTCAGCCACCCCCGATGCCCGGCTGATCACGCTGCCCTGGGGTACGCCGTTGGAGGGGTGGCCGCTGGACAACCTGGTAGCGCTCCCCCGCGGCATCTCCCGCCACGTCGTCCGGTTCATCAAGGTCGGCTCGGACATCTACGCGGCCAAGGAAGTCATCGAGCACCTGGCTCGGCACGAGTACGAGTTGCTCCGCGACCTGACCAGGTTGGACACGCCGTCGGTGGAGCCGGTCGGTGTGGTCACCGAGCGGGTCGGTGCCGACGGTGAACAGCTCGACCCGGTGCTGCTCACCAAGCACCTGCAGTTCTCGCTGCCCTACCGTTCGCTGTTCACCCGCGGCGTCCGGCAGGACACCGTCAACCGGTTGATCGATGCGATGGTGGTGTTGCTGGCCCGCTTGCATCTGGTCGGCTTCCTGTGGGGTGACGTGTCGCTGTCCAACACGCTGTTCCGCCGCGACGCGGGGTCCTTCGCGGCCTATCTGGTGGATGCCGAGACCGGCGAGCTGCACGACGAACTGACCGACGGCCAGCGCGAGCACGACCTGTCCATCGCCCGCACCAACCTGTTCGGCGAGTTCCTCGACCTGGAGGCCGGTGGGCTGCTGGACGAATCGCTGGATCCGCTGACCCTGGTGGAGAGCATCGAGAGCCGCTATCGCGAGCTGTGGGCCGAGCTGACCGAGGTCGAGGAGTTCGACGGCAGCGAGATGCATCGGATCGAGAGTCGGGTCCGGCGGTTGAACGCGCTCGGCTTCGACGTCGCCGAGCTGGACATCGTCACCGACTTCGCCGGATCGACGGTCCGGATCCAGCCCAAGGTGGTCGACGCCGGCCACCACACCCGCCGGCTGCTCCGGCTGACCGGACTGGATGTGGAGGAGAACCAGGCCCGCCGGCTGCTCAACGATCTCGACTACTTCCGGGCCCAGACCGACCAGCAGGGGGCCGACGAGGCGATCGTCGCCCACCAGTGGCTGCAACAGCGGTTCGAGCCGGTGATGGAGGCGATCCCGAGCGAGTTGCGCGGCAAGCTGGAGCCGGCCCAGCTGTATCACGAGGTGCTGGAACATCGGTGGTTCGCCTCGGAGAACGCCGGCCACGAGATCGGCATGGTGGACGCCACCAACAGCTACGTACGGACCGTGCTGAAACATCTGCCGGACGAACAGGTCGAGGTCCCCGGCAGCGGCGAGATCGGCCAGCTGCAGAATCCGTACGACCCGTCGCAGGGGTATCTGGACGAGACCGAGGAGGACAAGCCGTACGACCCGTGGGAGGACGACGTCGACGAGTCCGCCGACGAACCGCCGGCGCCGAGTTTCCTGGACATCGAGGCGCTGCGACGCAAGGCAGGCAAGAAGTCCTGATGAAGCCACTGCTGATCGCTGAACGCGAGGTGCCGCTCGGCGGTGTCCGTGGCATCACCGTGCATCGCACCCTGCCGTCCCGCGAGCTGCCGACCATCGGGGCCTGGTGCTTCCTTGATCGTTTCGGTCCGGCGCCGGCCGACTCGATGGTCGTGCTGCCCCATCCGCACACCGCACTGCAGACCGTCACCTGGCCGATCAGCGGCAGCATCCATCACCGGGACTCGGTCGGCTCGGACGTGATCGTGCGGCCCGGCGAGCTCAACCTGATGACCGCTGGTCACGGCGTGTCCCACTCCGAGATCAGCCTGGCCGGACCCGATCCGTTGCGTGGCCTGCAGTTCTGGGTCGCCCTGCCGGACTCGGCATTGCAGACCGCCGCGACCTTCGAGCAGCACACCGCCCTGCCGACCGTCGAGCTGGCGAACGGCACCGCGACCGTCCTGGCCGGACGGTTTGCCGGGACCGAGTCCCCCGCCAGCACCTTCACCCCGCTCGTCGGCGCCCAGCTCGCCCTCCGGCCCGGCATCAGCGGCATCGAGCTCGACCCGAGCTTCGAACACGGTCTGATGATCATCGACGGCCGGATCCGTATCGAGGACACGGAGTTGGCGCCCGGTCCGCTGCACTACTTCGGCGTCGGCAGTTCAGCGATCGAGTTGCGCGCAGAGTCGACGGCCACCGTGATCATCATCGGCGGCCGACCGTTCGACAGCGAGTTGATCATGTGGTGGAACTTCATCGGTCGCAGCCACGAAGACATCGTCACTGCCCGGCAGCAGTGGCAAGATCACGACGGACGGTTCGGCTCGGTCGCCGGCAGCTACCGCGCGTTCCCCGGAGCCGACGGCGCCGACCGGATCCCCGCACCACCGATGCCGTCCACCCGGTTGAAGCCGCGCCGGCGTCATCGACCGTCACCCACTGCCCAAT
Protein-coding sequences here:
- a CDS encoding ABC transporter ATP-binding protein, yielding MAAVSFNDATRVYPGSDKAAVDKLNLEISDGEFMVLVGPSGCGKSTSLRMLAGLEEVNSGSINIGDRDVTDLPPKDRDIAMVFQNYALYPHMTVADNMGFALKMQGKSKAERQERVLEAAKLLGLEEFLNRKPKALSGGQRQRVAMGRAIVRNPQVFLMDEPLSNLDAKLRVSTRTQIGALQARLGVTTVYVTHDQVEAMTMGDRVAVMKDGVLQQCDSPLTLYDNPKNLFVAGFIGSPAMNLFEGTATEGGIKLGDYTLPVDRDVLSKAGNDKNLTVGIRPENLAVAEQGIGLDVVMVEELGADSYLYGTLTGGGESEITGTQYVARISARQAPGRGNTVRLAADPEHLHVFSTASGERLSA
- a CDS encoding adenylate/guanylate cyclase domain-containing protein — translated: MSPPVATESSPSQTEIPTDDTINPGSASGGTVPVARRRHRWRIGRPGIGIQSKLLIMLLGVSILAAVVVGAVGYVNGRDSLRDAALDHVTSVRDARARLLSERLGNIRQRVVVDSRNDSTLQATQRFTADFDDLDKSAVSAADRDAVRQFYSDTFVPTLDKRTGQTHDVDQFVPTSNAQLHLQAAYTAPYKLDYDKAIAAGDPGDGSDWTETRNRYHAYFRQLVDEFGYEDLMLLDPSGDVVYSAYAGTDLGTNVINGPYANGGLTSVYRRAMASNATDQAFSEDFSHYQPSLDVPTAWIASPIARGGKTLGVLAIQIPIERINDAMTAAGNWRGGGMGETGEAYMVGPDHLMRSVSRLLVEDPEEYQRRVVAAGTAPATARRAVQLKGSILLQPVDNPAVNRALAGQKGTIETTDYAGRRVLAAYESVDMGGAHWAIVAQFTTQEAFAPVEHFTRNLLLSIAGIILLVCLLSLVLAQTFIRPVRRLQSAVQQVSAGDLGHQIATRGNDEFGELGDAFNDMSRSLKVKQDLIEEQREEQDRLLLTMMPAPVVERYKHGEETISQDHQDVAVIYADVIGTDDLARDRGSSEALAMINEIWRSFDEVAERHGIERVRNTRTGYLASCGLTVPRIDNARRVVEFALDLQDVIARFNASYGASIGLRAGIDSGTVTSGLVSRSSVVYDMWGDAVNLAFRAQGVDRQPGIYATAPVVDKLGDGVQATAAGQIDTQQISRLRRRTR
- a CDS encoding DUF4032 domain-containing protein produces the protein MPRFLSATPDARLITLPWGTPLEGWPLDNLVALPRGISRHVVRFIKVGSDIYAAKEVIEHLARHEYELLRDLTRLDTPSVEPVGVVTERVGADGEQLDPVLLTKHLQFSLPYRSLFTRGVRQDTVNRLIDAMVVLLARLHLVGFLWGDVSLSNTLFRRDAGSFAAYLVDAETGELHDELTDGQREHDLSIARTNLFGEFLDLEAGGLLDESLDPLTLVESIESRYRELWAELTEVEEFDGSEMHRIESRVRRLNALGFDVAELDIVTDFAGSTVRIQPKVVDAGHHTRRLLRLTGLDVEENQARRLLNDLDYFRAQTDQQGADEAIVAHQWLQQRFEPVMEAIPSELRGKLEPAQLYHEVLEHRWFASENAGHEIGMVDATNSYVRTVLKHLPDEQVEVPGSGEIGQLQNPYDPSQGYLDETEEDKPYDPWEDDVDESADEPPAPSFLDIEALRRKAGKKS
- a CDS encoding mechanosensitive ion channel family protein, giving the protein MITVSQQPWFWPVLAIVIGLPVLLLILTEIGTHLDRRQHAAGRIVRLVRNYVLPAGALLLLIDQVTRSVGSDDFTWTKIISTVFGFLVILAVLNSFNLVLFTNAEEGSWRKRIPSIFVDIARIVLIIAGLAVLFSTVWGANVAGLFTALGVTSVVIGLALQGAVGSIVSGLLLLFEQPFQLGDWLDTGGVRGRVVEVNWRAVHIDTGNGIQIVPNASLAGAAFTNLSRGGDYTVSAEVTFTTDDPPAQVVAMLRRIALGLPELVPDTMPTAVPIGGADYRLSFDIRGPSEEGAAVARLRTWLWYAARRQGLGLDGDTTDDYATAENTAAAVASVAPALRISSDRAREVLTGAQLERYAAGETVLRIGEVPDALRFVLRGRVRLGIPLPAGGQRPVSTVETGDYLGQTALTHEPLPSTAVAMTELAVLVLPVTDLDQVIGSQPQFARDLSDVIDRRRDEALQAEAQTTT
- a CDS encoding pirin family protein, which encodes MKPLLIAEREVPLGGVRGITVHRTLPSRELPTIGAWCFLDRFGPAPADSMVVLPHPHTALQTVTWPISGSIHHRDSVGSDVIVRPGELNLMTAGHGVSHSEISLAGPDPLRGLQFWVALPDSALQTAATFEQHTALPTVELANGTATVLAGRFAGTESPASTFTPLVGAQLALRPGISGIELDPSFEHGLMIIDGRIRIEDTELAPGPLHYFGVGSSAIELRAESTATVIIIGGRPFDSELIMWWNFIGRSHEDIVTARQQWQDHDGRFGSVAGSYRAFPGADGADRIPAPPMPSTRLKPRRRHRPSPTAQ